A genome region from bacterium SCSIO 12844 includes the following:
- a CDS encoding helix-turn-helix transcriptional regulator: protein MKFEAQRKSKDYFNFKMSIALALKEYMNKNNLGFNEIKRQLGTSDSQTSRILKGETNFTTQTIFKIAQVIGKQPKVVFE from the coding sequence ATGAAATTTGAAGCACAAAGAAAATCAAAAGATTATTTTAATTTTAAAATGTCAATTGCATTGGCTCTTAAAGAGTATATGAATAAAAATAACCTTGGCTTTAATGAAATTAAAAGACAATTAGGTACGAGTGATTCTCAGACTAGTAGAATATTAAAAGGCGAAACTAATTTTACAACACAAACAATTTTTAAAATTGCACAAGTAATTGGAAAACAACCTAAAGTTGTTTTTGAATGA
- the lnt gene encoding apolipoprotein N-acyltransferase yields the protein MKPKTTTKNKKNNKLKFILSSIIAFICGAILTLAFAPFHIWVIAFISLIVLFYLWSGAKTGKYAFYLGYLFGLGNFGTGISWVYVSIHTYGNTSTPLAVFITLLFIMVLSLFPAIVGFLNQKLCSKEKNSYQLCFIYPATWTLFEWIRSWIFTGFPWLFVGYTQTDTYLGGLAEAGSVYLVSFAVCLCASALIMFVRTKRNSARCIAIVIIIVLWALGWFFLQDQQWTIKKGKPLSVSLIQGNIKPTTKWDPEHLKYIQKTYLDLTEKHPADLIFWPENSIPNFPMYVAPYVKNLNQFAINHNSAILLGMPLGNPYGKYYNGAIVVGYGYGEYKKQHLVPFGEYLPLRSIFLPIMTWMNQPMSEFTEGPADQGTVTMQNMDVALFICYEIAFPSLVRKDAQTANLIATITDDGWFGKTIAPWQHLQITHMRSIELGKSIIQATNDGITAIITPNKVITYPPFKRGVLEGTVYAMKGQTPWVRYGMTPVLMLIFLSLILGLVIRRRQKEVN from the coding sequence ATGAAACCCAAAACGACAACGAAGAATAAAAAAAATAACAAGCTTAAATTCATCCTTTCATCTATTATTGCATTTATTTGTGGTGCAATATTAACTTTAGCGTTTGCACCCTTTCACATATGGGTTATCGCGTTTATTAGTTTAATTGTTTTATTCTATCTTTGGTCAGGTGCTAAAACAGGTAAGTATGCTTTTTATCTTGGTTATTTATTTGGTTTAGGTAATTTTGGTACTGGTATTTCATGGGTTTATGTCAGCATACATACTTATGGTAATACATCTACGCCATTAGCGGTATTTATCACTTTATTATTTATTATGGTATTATCACTTTTCCCAGCTATCGTTGGCTTTTTAAATCAAAAATTATGCTCTAAAGAGAAAAATTCTTACCAACTTTGTTTTATTTATCCTGCAACTTGGACACTCTTTGAATGGATTAGAAGTTGGATTTTTACTGGTTTTCCTTGGCTTTTTGTAGGTTATACGCAAACAGATACTTATTTGGGTGGTTTAGCAGAGGCTGGTAGTGTTTATCTTGTTAGCTTTGCAGTTTGCTTGTGCGCTTCAGCTTTAATTATGTTTGTCAGAACCAAACGTAACTCTGCAAGATGCATTGCTATTGTCATAATTATTGTTCTTTGGGCACTTGGCTGGTTTTTCTTACAAGATCAACAATGGACGATTAAAAAAGGAAAACCACTTTCAGTGTCTTTAATTCAAGGTAATATTAAACCAACGACTAAATGGGATCCTGAGCATTTAAAATATATTCAAAAAACATATTTAGACTTAACTGAAAAGCACCCTGCTGATTTAATTTTTTGGCCAGAAAATTCTATTCCTAATTTTCCAATGTATGTTGCACCTTATGTAAAAAATCTTAATCAATTTGCCATTAACCATAATAGTGCTATTCTGCTTGGAATGCCTTTGGGTAACCCATATGGTAAGTATTATAATGGCGCGATAGTGGTTGGTTATGGCTATGGGGAATATAAAAAGCAACATCTAGTTCCTTTTGGTGAATATTTACCTCTAAGAAGTATCTTCTTACCAATTATGACATGGATGAACCAACCAATGAGTGAATTTACAGAAGGACCAGCTGATCAGGGAACTGTTACAATGCAAAATATGGATGTTGCATTATTTATTTGTTATGAGATTGCTTTTCCATCACTTGTGCGTAAAGATGCACAAACTGCAAATTTAATTGCGACAATTACTGATGATGGTTGGTTTGGTAAAACAATTGCGCCATGGCAACACTTACAAATAACCCATATGCGCTCGATTGAACTTGGTAAATCAATCATTCAAGCAACTAATGATGGCATCACTGCTATTATCACTCCTAATAAAGTGATTACCTATCCCCCATTTAAGCGTGGTGTTCTTGAAGGTACCGTTTATGCAATGAAAGGTCAAACACCTTGGGTGCGCTATGGTATGACTCCTGTTTTAATGCTGATCTTTTTATCACTTATTTTAGGTTTAGTGATTAGGCGTAGGCAAAAAGAGGTGAATTAA
- a CDS encoding CBS domain-containing protein — MDDHSSSKPKGKQPSWLNKLLNKISAKPQTKQSLLNIVNDAVKEKIIDDDAHHMIEGVINVSNMQVRDIMVTRSQMTTINIDMTQDEYLPILISCAHTRIPVFDEEKEDITGILHTKDLMQFFMDDQLQEVVCQKIDIRKILRPALFVPESKRLDSLLREFKTKHNHLAIVVDEYGTISGLITIEDILEEIVGNIEDEFDNEPEHITKKSDTEYIVDAITEVDDFNVYFDCSLDNEEMDTVGGLILKQLEHVPRAGEVVTFDKFTFTVLNADNRKINTLRVTLNETQNDNEE; from the coding sequence ATGGATGATCACTCGAGTAGTAAACCTAAAGGTAAACAACCATCCTGGCTAAATAAACTACTCAATAAAATATCTGCTAAACCACAAACAAAACAATCTTTATTAAATATTGTTAATGATGCAGTCAAAGAAAAAATTATTGATGATGATGCACATCATATGATTGAGGGTGTAATTAACGTTTCTAATATGCAAGTTAGAGATATTATGGTTACGCGTTCACAAATGACAACAATTAATATTGATATGACTCAAGATGAATATTTACCAATTCTTATATCCTGTGCTCATACACGTATCCCTGTTTTTGATGAAGAAAAGGAAGATATTACTGGCATTTTACATACAAAAGATTTAATGCAATTTTTTATGGATGATCAACTACAAGAAGTTGTTTGTCAAAAAATTGATATAAGAAAAATATTAAGACCCGCACTATTTGTACCTGAGTCAAAACGATTAGATAGTCTTTTACGCGAATTTAAAACAAAGCACAATCACTTAGCTATTGTAGTTGATGAGTACGGTACGATATCAGGACTAATAACCATTGAAGATATTCTTGAAGAAATTGTCGGTAACATTGAAGATGAGTTCGATAATGAACCTGAACATATTACTAAAAAATCTGATACTGAATATATTGTTGATGCGATTACTGAAGTAGATGATTTTAATGTGTACTTTGATTGTAGTTTAGATAATGAAGAAATGGATACCGTTGGCGGGTTAATTTTAAAACAATTAGAACATGTACCTCGTGCTGGAGAGGTCGTTACATTTGACAAATTTACTTTTACGGTTTTAAATGCTGATAACAGGAAGATCAATACGTTAAGAGTAACTTTGAATGAAACCCAAAACGACAACGAAGAATAA
- the ybeY gene encoding rRNA maturation RNase YbeY: protein MLHDNQFNNLPKSDEIHQWLSLVLLHEKIYSASLSLTYLSLDDMQSLNHQFRDKNSPTNILSFPFIAPPGLPDDAIDDNFLGDLIVCPDVLVKEAKDQEKRLNHHQTHILIHGLLHLIGYDHISREDREEMEALEIKLLQQLAIPNPYDPEVING from the coding sequence ATTCTTCATGATAATCAGTTTAATAACTTACCTAAATCTGATGAAATTCATCAGTGGTTAAGCCTTGTTTTACTTCATGAGAAAATTTACTCTGCATCTTTAAGTTTAACTTATCTATCTTTGGATGACATGCAGAGCCTTAATCATCAATTCAGGGATAAAAATAGCCCAACGAACATCTTATCATTTCCATTCATCGCACCGCCAGGCTTGCCAGATGATGCAATAGATGATAACTTTTTAGGTGACTTAATTGTTTGTCCTGATGTTTTAGTTAAAGAGGCAAAGGATCAAGAAAAACGATTAAACCATCACCAAACACATATTCTCATTCATGGCCTACTTCACTTAATTGGCTATGATCATATAAGTAGGGAAGATAGAGAAGAAATGGAAGCATTAGAAATAAAACTACTACAACAATTGGCGATTCCTAACCCTTATGATCCGGAGGTAATTAATGGATGA
- a CDS encoding PhoH family protein encodes MRTAQFVLEPQDPNRLAALCGHLNENLHLIERYLAVEVNQRGYQFHIVGPKTAVSESERFIKSLYHQTEKSLHLDNHELNVTLQSLASATREQQPRFEEQSFIQTKQHTIKPRTVNQERYVRRIGKYDINFGIGPAGTGKTFLAVACAVGALEFDQVKRIILVRPAVEAGERLGFLPGDLSQKVDPYLRPMYDALYDLMGVETVTRLIAKQVIEIAPLAYMRGRTLNDAFIILDEGQNTTKEQMKMFLTRIGFNSKAVITGDITQVDLPKGTIPGLRHAIEVLASVNDISMTFFDTADVVRHTLVQQVISAYDTYESSSDDISEHKRFHKHRKFNKKEH; translated from the coding sequence ATGCGAACAGCGCAATTTGTACTTGAACCACAAGACCCTAATCGATTAGCGGCCCTCTGTGGTCACCTCAATGAGAACCTCCATCTTATTGAGCGTTACCTTGCTGTGGAGGTCAATCAACGCGGCTACCAGTTTCACATTGTTGGACCTAAAACCGCCGTCTCTGAGTCGGAACGCTTTATTAAATCCCTCTACCATCAGACTGAAAAGTCACTTCATTTAGATAACCATGAATTAAACGTTACATTACAATCACTTGCTTCTGCAACCCGTGAACAACAACCCCGTTTTGAAGAACAATCCTTTATTCAAACCAAACAACATACAATTAAACCTAGGACGGTTAACCAAGAACGTTATGTTCGACGAATAGGAAAATATGATATTAATTTTGGTATTGGCCCTGCTGGAACAGGTAAAACTTTTTTAGCTGTTGCTTGTGCTGTCGGCGCTTTAGAGTTTGACCAAGTCAAACGTATTATTTTAGTTCGTCCAGCTGTTGAAGCTGGTGAACGCTTAGGCTTTTTACCAGGCGATTTATCTCAAAAAGTTGATCCTTATCTAAGGCCTATGTATGATGCACTTTATGATTTAATGGGTGTTGAAACAGTCACTCGTCTAATTGCCAAACAAGTCATTGAAATTGCACCATTAGCCTATATGCGTGGACGTACTTTAAATGATGCATTTATTATCTTAGATGAAGGTCAAAATACGACAAAAGAACAAATGAAAATGTTCTTAACTCGTATTGGCTTTAATTCAAAAGCCGTCATCACTGGTGATATTACCCAGGTTGACCTACCAAAAGGTACAATTCCTGGACTACGTCATGCCATTGAAGTATTAGCGAGTGTCAATGATATCAGTATGACATTTTTTGATACTGCTGATGTTGTTCGTCATACTTTAGTTCAACAAGTAATCTCAGCATATGACACTTATGAATCTTCATCAGATGATATCAGTGAACATAAACGTTTCCACAAACATCGAAAGTTTAATAAAAAGGAACACTGA
- the miaB gene encoding tRNA (N6-isopentenyl adenosine(37)-C2)-methylthiotransferase MiaB, whose translation MRPFKKLFIKTLGCQMNEYDSSRMKEVLNENFHTEMTEKPSEADIILINTCSIREKAQEKVFHELGRWKQLKKLKSHLVIGVGGCVASQEGENIIKRAPFVDVVFGPQTIHRLPDMIKRKHIQGKAQVDISFPEIEKFDNLPEPKAEGVKAFVSIMEGCDKYCAYCVVPYTRGPEVSRPFEDVIAECASLAEQGVKEITLLGQNVNHYLGKMTNGDTADLALLIHFISAIDGVGRVRFTTSHPVEFSNNLIEAYGEVDELANHLHLPVQHGSDRILAQMKRGHTILEFKQKIRKLKKLRPDITISSDFIVGFPGETDEDFEKLISFVKEVDFDQSFSFIYSKRPGTPAANLIDDTPMEVKKERLKQLQEVLNNNALRISRRMVGSTQRILVDGTSKKDPNQLMGRTENNRVVNFSGSHNLMGQFVDVVITEALPNSLRGELT comes from the coding sequence ATAAGACCATTTAAAAAGCTGTTTATTAAAACATTAGGTTGTCAGATGAATGAATATGATTCATCAAGAATGAAAGAAGTTTTAAATGAAAACTTTCATACAGAAATGACTGAAAAGCCATCTGAAGCTGACATCATTTTAATTAATACCTGTTCTATTAGAGAAAAAGCGCAAGAAAAAGTATTTCACGAACTAGGCAGATGGAAACAACTAAAAAAATTAAAATCGCATCTCGTTATTGGTGTTGGTGGTTGTGTTGCTTCTCAAGAAGGTGAAAATATTATTAAACGCGCTCCTTTTGTTGATGTTGTATTTGGACCACAAACAATACACAGACTGCCTGATATGATTAAGCGTAAGCATATTCAAGGGAAAGCACAAGTTGATATCTCTTTTCCTGAAATTGAAAAATTTGATAATTTGCCAGAGCCTAAAGCCGAAGGTGTTAAAGCTTTTGTTTCAATTATGGAAGGCTGTGATAAATATTGCGCTTATTGTGTTGTGCCTTATACGCGAGGGCCTGAAGTATCACGCCCATTTGAAGATGTCATTGCAGAGTGTGCATCATTGGCTGAACAAGGTGTTAAAGAAATTACCTTACTTGGACAAAATGTTAATCACTATTTAGGTAAAATGACAAATGGTGATACTGCCGACTTAGCTCTACTAATTCACTTTATTTCTGCTATCGATGGCGTAGGTAGAGTACGTTTTACTACTTCTCATCCTGTTGAATTTTCAAATAATTTAATTGAAGCATATGGTGAAGTAGATGAATTGGCTAATCATCTACATTTACCTGTTCAACATGGCTCTGATCGTATCTTAGCACAAATGAAAAGAGGCCATACTATCCTTGAATTTAAACAGAAAATTCGCAAACTTAAAAAACTACGTCCAGATATTACGATATCATCAGACTTTATTGTTGGCTTTCCAGGTGAAACTGATGAAGACTTTGAAAAATTAATTTCTTTTGTAAAAGAAGTTGATTTTGATCAGTCATTCAGCTTTATTTACAGTAAGAGACCAGGAACACCAGCGGCAAATTTAATAGATGATACTCCAATGGAAGTAAAAAAAGAACGATTGAAACAACTACAGGAAGTATTAAACAATAATGCACTTCGTATTAGCCGTCGCATGGTAGGTTCTACACAAAGAATTTTAGTTGATGGCACATCTAAAAAAGATCCTAATCAACTAATGGGTCGTACTGAGAACAACCGCGTTGTTAATTTTTCAGGTTCACATAACTTGATGGGACAATTCGTTGATGTTGTCATTACGGAAGCACTACCTAACTCACTAAGAGGAGAATTGACTTAA
- the cydC gene encoding thiol reductant ABC exporter subunit CydC, translating into MLKHYQALIPVFKRQLWWMVLSTGLSIATILSSIGLMSLSGWFISATAYAGLSYQVAAQFNFFMPATGVRFFSLMRTVNRYGERVISHEATFKILTNLRLWTYQRLEPLAPAHLLSHKRGDLLNRMVSDVDQLDNLFIRVLSPTFTAIIIAIASFIFFSFFNMTIAVITLISLLVSGFVIPIFIGTLSTKTAKEINSITARLKTDTVQMIHGLSELIIFNHIELQQQKINTLNQKLIQLQRKMSHFNGFGQALTQTILWSTICITLYIAVNATISGQLNGANIALIALGLLAMYESVMALPLAYQYLGKTNAAAKRLSELNELKPQVTFEHHQPINLKHYEVAFKDISFSYNQRGTVLSDFNLTIPEKSQFALIGETGSGKSTLLQLLCRIWDTQTGTITIGDVDIRKFSESQLRQLVIYIEQQAHLFQATIRDNLKLANSDASDNEIYQALEHVSLKLHVLDLPNKLDTFVGEFGENFSGGQRKRLMLTRALLSKAPIVLLDEPTENLDRQTQTEVLQAIKQLANKKTIIMATHSLTAMNMMQKRINLNTKDTGVLL; encoded by the coding sequence ATGCTTAAACATTACCAAGCTTTAATCCCTGTATTCAAACGCCAATTATGGTGGATGGTCTTAAGTACTGGCTTAAGTATTGCAACAATTTTATCTTCAATAGGCTTAATGTCCCTATCTGGCTGGTTTATTTCAGCAACCGCTTATGCTGGCTTATCTTATCAGGTAGCAGCCCAGTTTAACTTTTTTATGCCGGCAACAGGCGTACGTTTTTTCTCACTCATGCGAACTGTAAATCGCTATGGTGAACGTGTTATCTCTCATGAGGCAACATTTAAAATTTTAACTAATTTACGTCTTTGGACTTATCAAAGACTAGAACCTTTAGCACCCGCTCACCTTTTAAGTCATAAACGGGGTGATTTACTTAACCGAATGGTTTCAGATGTTGATCAGCTAGATAATTTATTTATCCGAGTACTTTCACCGACTTTCACTGCAATTATTATTGCCATTGCTTCATTTATCTTTTTTTCATTTTTTAATATGACTATCGCTGTGATTACATTAATTAGTTTACTGGTTAGCGGTTTTGTAATCCCAATTTTTATTGGTACATTAAGCACTAAAACCGCTAAAGAAATTAACTCAATTACGGCTCGCCTAAAAACAGATACGGTACAAATGATTCATGGTCTATCTGAATTAATTATTTTTAACCATATAGAGCTACAACAGCAAAAGATTAATACTTTAAATCAAAAACTAATTCAGCTACAAAGAAAAATGAGCCATTTTAATGGCTTTGGCCAAGCATTAACCCAAACTATTTTATGGAGTACAATTTGTATTACTCTATATATCGCAGTTAATGCAACAATTAGTGGTCAGTTAAATGGTGCTAATATTGCTTTAATCGCTTTAGGGCTTTTAGCTATGTATGAGTCTGTCATGGCACTGCCATTGGCTTATCAATATCTTGGCAAAACCAATGCTGCCGCTAAACGTTTAAGTGAGCTAAATGAATTGAAACCACAAGTTACTTTTGAACACCATCAGCCAATTAATCTAAAACACTATGAAGTTGCATTTAAAGATATATCATTTAGTTATAATCAAAGAGGAACAGTTCTATCTGACTTTAATTTAACAATCCCTGAAAAATCACAATTTGCATTAATTGGTGAAACTGGATCAGGTAAATCAACATTATTACAGCTACTATGTCGTATTTGGGATACACAAACAGGCACAATTACCATTGGTGATGTCGATATTCGTAAATTTTCAGAATCACAACTTCGCCAACTAGTCATTTATATAGAACAGCAAGCCCATCTTTTTCAAGCAACGATTCGTGATAATTTAAAACTCGCTAATAGTGATGCATCAGATAATGAGATTTATCAAGCGCTTGAACATGTTTCATTAAAACTGCATGTTTTAGATCTACCTAATAAACTTGATACATTTGTTGGTGAATTTGGTGAAAACTTTTCAGGGGGTCAACGCAAACGACTCATGCTTACAAGAGCACTATTATCAAAAGCACCCATTGTACTTTTAGATGAACCAACAGAGAACCTTGATCGACAGACTCAAACTGAAGTCCTTCAAGCAATTAAACAGTTGGCCAATAAAAAAACGATTATCATGGCAACACATAGTTTAACTGCGATGAATATGATGCAAAAGCGCATTAACCTTAATACAAAAGATACTGGTGTTTTATTATAA
- the cydD gene encoding thiol reductant ABC exporter subunit CydD, protein MKTKDKQQTKDAARWLKNKTIPLKKNILLVSLIGTLSGILLILIAYCIAHIADSAYLKHQTTEALWFYFIGIISLFILRAGLIWLKERISFKTSEKIRTNLREEVLEKIKQMGPVHAKSFSSGNLVSNAIEQVEALNNYLVYYLPQMSIAVFLPIVILVFIFPISLTSGFILLICAPLIPLFMALIGIGAESVHQKHFQNLAKMSNHFLDVLNGLTTLKLFGKSKSEEKNIYHTSDQYRITTMQVLRVAFLSSAVLEVFAAVSIAIVAVYLGMGFLNEGTSNPIWWSISNISLTGALFILLLAPEFFLPLRELSTHYHARAEAVGAATELKKLFDYDLHKSNQPINDSVKTNTFNLAEDTITFKQVDLSYSESSTPALNHINVEIKPKQKIILLGPSGAGKSSFLNLLLRFLVPSNGEICINQTNLNAMNPNNWYQQISWLGQIPKLFSGTLYDNLLMAKPDATESEINQVLEDVQLKTLVNQLPNGLNTIIGENSIGLSGGQAQRFALARTLLKDAPLVILDEPTQSLDYEHEHLIMDMLKSRLKNKTIIMATHRLEHLEAVDQILILNEGKIIQSGDYKTLSSKPSSYLQTLLKNIQGEVSYA, encoded by the coding sequence ATGAAAACAAAAGATAAACAACAAACTAAAGATGCTGCACGTTGGTTAAAAAATAAGACAATTCCACTTAAAAAAAATATACTACTTGTTTCACTAATTGGTACTTTAAGTGGCATATTATTAATCCTAATTGCTTACTGTATCGCTCATATTGCTGATTCAGCTTATTTAAAACATCAAACTACAGAAGCTTTATGGTTTTATTTTATTGGCATTATTAGCCTATTTATTCTAAGAGCTGGACTGATCTGGTTAAAAGAACGCATTAGTTTTAAAACTTCAGAAAAAATAAGAACCAATTTAAGAGAAGAGGTTCTAGAAAAAATTAAACAAATGGGTCCTGTGCATGCTAAGTCATTTTCAAGTGGTAATTTAGTCTCAAATGCTATTGAACAAGTTGAAGCGCTAAACAACTACTTAGTTTATTATCTACCACAAATGTCAATTGCTGTTTTTTTACCTATTGTCATTCTAGTTTTTATTTTTCCCATAAGCTTAACTAGCGGTTTTATTTTACTTATCTGTGCACCATTAATTCCACTTTTTATGGCGCTTATTGGTATAGGTGCTGAATCTGTTCATCAAAAGCATTTCCAAAACTTAGCTAAAATGAGTAACCACTTTCTTGATGTTTTAAATGGCTTAACAACATTAAAACTATTTGGCAAAAGTAAATCAGAAGAAAAAAATATTTACCATACTTCTGATCAATATCGCATTACAACTATGCAAGTTTTAAGAGTAGCTTTCTTATCTTCTGCTGTTTTAGAAGTGTTTGCTGCAGTTTCGATTGCTATAGTTGCTGTTTATTTAGGGATGGGCTTTTTAAACGAAGGCACATCAAACCCTATTTGGTGGTCTATTTCAAATATCAGTTTAACTGGTGCACTATTTATCCTACTATTAGCACCTGAATTTTTCTTACCCTTAAGAGAATTAAGTACACACTATCATGCCAGAGCTGAAGCTGTTGGTGCTGCAACTGAATTAAAAAAACTATTTGATTATGATTTACATAAATCCAATCAACCCATTAATGATTCAGTAAAAACAAATACGTTTAATTTAGCTGAAGATACCATCACATTTAAACAAGTTGATTTATCTTACAGTGAATCATCTACTCCAGCACTAAATCATATTAATGTTGAAATTAAGCCAAAACAAAAAATTATATTATTAGGCCCAAGCGGTGCAGGTAAGTCGAGTTTTTTAAATTTATTGCTGCGATTTTTAGTACCCTCAAATGGTGAAATATGTATCAATCAAACTAATTTAAATGCAATGAACCCAAACAACTGGTATCAACAAATCAGCTGGCTTGGGCAAATACCTAAACTATTTAGTGGCACACTTTACGATAATTTATTAATGGCTAAACCTGATGCAACAGAAAGTGAAATCAACCAAGTACTTGAAGATGTACAACTAAAAACGTTAGTTAATCAACTACCCAATGGATTAAATACAATTATTGGTGAAAACAGTATTGGCTTATCCGGTGGTCAAGCACAACGCTTTGCACTTGCACGAACTTTATTAAAAGATGCACCACTAGTCATCCTTGATGAACCAACTCAATCATTAGATTATGAGCATGAGCACTTAATTATGGATATGCTTAAAAGCCGCTTAAAAAATAAAACCATCATCATGGCAACCCATAGACTTGAGCACTTAGAAGCTGTCGATCAGATTTTAATTTTAAATGAAGGTAAAATAATTCAAAGTGGGGATTATAAAACCTTATCTAGCAAACCCTCTAGTTATTTGCAAACACTATTAAAAAACATACAAGGAGAAGTTAGCTATGCTTAA
- the epmB gene encoding EF-P beta-lysylation protein EpmB, with product MIQQANRIVQKFINRNWKKSLLSGFSDAYSLLEFLNIDPNIANISTKAQQQFKTVVPYAFANRIEKNNLNDPLLKQVLAIKDEEIIDHNYTHDPLDEKNYNPVAGLLHKYHSRVLLIAHSTCAVHCRYCFRRNFNYQNNIPGKDHWLNVFDYINQDSSIEEVILSGGDPLLNTDQRLAFFIEHIQAIKHVKRLRIHSRIPIVLPERITPELLSLLTSTRLKVILVIHSNHPNELDDEVKMVLKATHRHGILNLNQSTLLKGINDNAEILHQLSSRLIDCQTIPYYIHLLDKVAGASHFDIPVEKAQRIIKKLSEISSGFMVPKLAQEVPGYPSKKCLAVM from the coding sequence ATGATACAACAAGCTAACAGAATTGTTCAGAAATTTATTAACCGTAACTGGAAAAAATCGCTTCTTAGTGGCTTTTCTGATGCATACTCATTACTAGAGTTTTTAAATATTGATCCTAATATAGCTAATATTTCAACTAAAGCACAACAACAATTTAAAACCGTTGTACCATATGCATTTGCTAATCGTATTGAAAAAAACAACCTTAATGATCCTTTATTAAAACAAGTCTTAGCAATAAAAGATGAAGAAATAATTGATCATAATTACACCCATGACCCTTTAGATGAAAAAAACTATAACCCTGTAGCTGGCCTTTTACACAAATATCACAGTCGTGTTTTGCTAATTGCACATAGTACTTGTGCTGTGCATTGTCGTTATTGTTTTCGTAGAAATTTTAATTATCAAAATAACATCCCTGGTAAAGATCACTGGTTAAACGTCTTTGATTATATTAATCAAGACTCATCCATTGAAGAAGTGATTTTAAGTGGTGGTGACCCCCTTTTAAATACTGATCAACGATTAGCTTTTTTTATTGAGCATATTCAGGCAATTAAACATGTTAAACGCCTACGCATTCACTCTCGCATTCCTATTGTATTACCTGAGCGCATTACCCCTGAATTACTATCACTTTTAACTTCAACTCGACTAAAGGTTATTTTAGTGATTCATAGCAATCATCCTAATGAGTTAGATGATGAAGTTAAAATGGTCTTAAAAGCAACACATAGACATGGTATTTTAAATTTAAATCAAAGTACTTTATTAAAAGGTATCAATGATAATGCTGAGATTTTACATCAATTAAGTTCACGTTTAATTGACTGTCAGACAATACCTTATTATATTCACTTATTAGATAAAGTAGCTGGTGCAAGCCACTTTGATATTCCAGTTGAAAAAGCACAACGTATTATTAAAAAATTATCTGAAATATCCTCTGGTTTTATGGTGCCAAAACTTGCACAAGAAGTACCAGGTTATCCATCAAAGAAATGTTTAGCTGTAATGTAA